Genomic segment of Oncorhynchus nerka isolate Pitt River linkage group LG10, Oner_Uvic_2.0, whole genome shotgun sequence:
tccataaaaaagccagactacggtttgcaactgcacatggggacaaagatcatactttgtgaagaaaatgtcctcttgtctgatgaattttttttaaactgtttcaccataaagaccatcgttatgttttgaggaaaaagggggaggctggcaagccgaagaaccccaaccatgaagcacgggggtggcagcatcatgttgtgggggtgctttgctgcaggagggactggtacacttcacaaaatagatggcttcatgagggaggaaaactatgtggctatattgaagcaacatcaagacatcagtcgggaagttaaagcttggtcgcaaatgggtcttccaaatagacaatgaccacaagcatacttccaaagttgtggcaaaatggtttcaggacaacaaagtcaaggtattggagtggccatcacaaagccctgacctcagtcctatagaacatttgtgggcagaactgaaaaagcatgtgcgagcaaggaggcctacaaacctgactctgttacacacgctctgtcaggaggaattggccaaaattcacccaacttattgtgggaagctggtggaaggctacccaaaacgtttgacccaagttaaacaatttaaaggcaatgcccaaatactaattgagtgtatgtaaacttctcacccactgggaatgtgatgaaagaaataaaagctgaattaaataatttgctttactattattctgacatttcacattcttaaaatagtggtgatcctaaatgacctaaaACAAGGgatttttactaagattaaatgtcaggaattgtgaaaaactgagtttaaatgtatttggccaaggtgtatgtaaacttccaacttttaCGTGCTGTAAGTGCTAGCTCTCTGTTTGTGCTCAGGAGCAATATGAGAAGGTGATAGTGAACAtgcaggaggggatggagggggtggagaccaaGCTGAGGAGTGTGCGCAAGATGCTACAGGAGAAGGTCAACCAGCTGAAGGAGCAGGTCAGTTTACCATTCATACAAGACAAACGGCAGAGAAACATGCCCTGAAAAGCTGACTGCATTTCATTGTCCCTGTCCCACCCACAGCTGGCGAAGAATGCCAAGTCAGACATCATGCTGAAGGACCTGTATGTGGAGAACTCCCAGCTGATGAAGGCACTGCAGGTCACTGAGCAGCGACAGAAGAGTGCAGAGAAAAAGAACTTTGTCTTAGAGGAGAAGATTACAGCCCTCAACAAGCTCCTTCGTAAGATcgcccctgcctccctctctgcgtAGCAGTTCCCTGCTACTCAGAACAACGCTACTCCCCAAAAGACATTGACAACTGTGAAAGACCTCTTAAGTTTCCTTCCCTTAACCTTATTATTGGATGACCATCCCAATGAAACATTGATGCGTAATGTGGCAGGTGGTCCACAATGATTCTGTAAGATCCATAACAAAATCACTGTGTCACAACTCCCTCTTGGGATGGTGGGTTTGATTGCACACAATTAGCACAAGTTATTTGGGTAAGTGGAACAGCACAAGACTTAAGTGTTTTCAGCCACGAGGGTATTATGCATGTACGTTATTTtttgtgtatatatttttttttattgaggGTAACGCAAGACTCATTTTTTGTGAAGGTCAATCAAAGTTCACATGAAGTATTTGTTCTGTCTCTGCAGAGGCAGGCAGTACGTTAGGTTACAGACTATCCTCCAGCATTATGCTGTGTTGGTAGGTCTGAGAGTCCATTAGATGTATAATGGGACCAATGGTATAACATTCCAGTTTGATCATCAAACACACTCAAGGTACCGAACTTAACGTTAAGTCTGTCAGAGTGTATGAGATGAATGGTACTGTATGCGAAAGGCTGAATCCTAATTTAATCACAAAATGAATCAAAGAAAGGGTTTAGCAACTTTTAATGAAGTGTTCTTTGTGGTATTTTAAATTACCAACCAAAAGCACAGTATTTACAAATGTAAAGTTTTGATACACATCTGCACAATGTTCAATCCTCATGCACTGCTGTACAGTCAAACCTTTTCATTCCTAAACTATTTGAGTACTAAAAAAGATTGTTGCGACAATGTTTTGTCAATCGAACAATGTAAGTAGGTAATTATTGTAAAAACACTAACATGCAAGCTATGGATTTGTTATGCACTACAATCACTCCACAATTAAAGTAAAACAAAACTGACCAAGGAATAAATCACCTACAGATAAGTATATTTGAATTAATTATTGTTTTAACAATAGCATCACCTTATGCATTGTCTCACTTAAATGGATAATCCTCTGCTGAAAAAAAAAAGGTAATATAGTTCTGGCATTTGATTCAAGACATGATGTGCTCCAAGACCCCCTGGCGAATCAACTGCTCACACTTCCATCGTGGCAGGAAGTGCTGCGGAGACAGAAGAGTGACTCATGTTCAATTCTTTACACAATGTGCAAGTATAGTGATGGTTTTCACATATAATACTTTTTCTTTATACCTGACTGTTTTTCTTCAGAAGAATGATGGTCCCGTCGTCTATTTCAAACTCGCCATGATCTTTTAAACAGCGCACCTATGGAGAGAAATACATGGTGAGAAAAACTAAATGGCAAGAGGGTAAAATCAATAGAACATGACCAATATGTAAAAATATCTAAATGAAGACCAAAGGAAGGAGCACCTAATAGTCAAGGGTCTATGTGCTGCAGTTTGAATTAATTGATACAGTTGATGACTAACGGCACAAGTGGCGTCTACCAACATTCACTTAGTCTCTGGTCAGGTCCTTGCGGGCATGCAGATCCCTTGTGTATCTTACCTCAATGTACAAACTCTTTGGAGGCTTCATGTCCTGTGTTATGTCaagtccttcctctcctccaagTGACCTCATGAAGGTAGCCAGTGACTTCTTGTACTGGTTAAACCATTCCAACTATTCAAAATTAAACATGACATTTTAAGAGTCAGATGCCATCACCCTGCCATCTTCTGTCCAATTTGTTTCTTGCCTTTGAAGGAAAGAAACATACCTCTTCTGCACACATGTGGAAGCGGATGTTTGTGGGCAACACACTTCCGTACTCCCACCTCAAAGTCCGAATGCGGAGGAGCCTGTCATAGCTGAGGAGAGGAAATGAGCAATGATGTTGTCCTATCCTAAGAAACTATGATATGGTCAGTGTaattgtcaacaaaaacattagTAGTGATGATGAGCTCAAAATCAACTCATCACATCAGGCACTCACAGGTAGGCAGCGATGCAACGTTGGTTTCTCAGCAGACAGCAGTGACGAAACTTGATGGTTGGAATCAGCTCACTTTTTCCCTCAGACTTGGCTTCATTGCTTTGAAGTGTGTGAAATAAAACGTATTTGTTAAAACCCACAAGGTAATTATTTCAGAACTCGATGGGAAAGAGACACATTCAAATATAAGAGAATGTCAATGTGTGACCATGTTTAATGTCTTAACTCACACATCACTTTGATTCTGCTCATATAATGCTTTCATCTCCTCCAGCACCTGACGAATACCATCTTCCTGCAGAGAGCATATATGCAAAGAAGGTGTCAGTTAGTGAGCAGTAATAAAAGTCAAATGACCATGTAGCCAGTGGCATTATAACCAAATGGCTAACAATCAAACTGATCTAAACGTCTTCACTTTGTATTCATAATCTGGCTAGGTTGATGTTAGCTATTACTGAGTGAAACGCATTCTAGTGATGGCTGGCTAGGTTGATATTAGCTCTCAAGAACCCCAAGTCAGAAGAGCAGGGCAAGGAATAGGGCTGCACCATATGGGCAAATCATTTACTTGCGATTTGTTTTTTAACCAAATATTGCGATAGAGATTTTACTTGCGATTTAGATCAAAACACTGTACTGTTGGAATCATATAAATAAAAGTAGTATTTAAATCATATGGTTGGTGTTGTTTGGCATGACAACGAATGAAAAAGTCAGGTACCGTATACGTTGTGACAGAATAGGAACAAAGTGTTGGTTAGAGTTTCTCAGGGGACCCTTATTACATTAGAATTTACATTCACGGCGTAAACAAAATATGCAGCCTCTTGCACATGTCCATATAGCAATAGCGATGAAAATGCGATTAATTGTGCAGCCCTAAGGAGGTTGATATAGCTAAGCCATTAATAGTATATGTTATGTGTGGCAGTTGGGTGTACTAGGTATCACGTGTCAAGACAGTGTTGACTACTGCATCGCTAGAGTAAACTAACAATCTAACTAGTTAGCAATTCCATCTGCACTAACCGCTACAAATCCAGtatagtaagtcgctctggataagagcgtctgctaaatgacttaaatgtaaatgtaaataacctGCTGAATGTGCCACTTACATTGAATGCAGGCAGTTGACCATCGCCCATCCGGTGAAGTTCTCTGATTATTTCGATTGCCTTTTCACAAAACATCTCTCTTGGTAAATATGGTTATCAATGAATAGGATACCGTATATCAAGTTAGACTTAACAGTAGGCTAAACCTTACACTCACATTAAATGAGTGATTATCCTGTAATTATTTCACCGTATCTAGAATGATGTGAATAGTTACTGTCGGACAGCGGCTGAGTTTTCGCGGCAAAATGCTTTGTTATGATCACATAGGCGGAAACTATGGGTACCGATGAAAGACAAACCGTACCAACCCACCACACCTGCTGCTGTCACCGCTGGCGGACAGCACATTACCGGTGTCCTCGCTTGTCATGTTGTCAGTTTAATAAAACAATAATAACAAAGGTATTGTATTTTTATCATTTTCATTTTTATTAAAACCATAAATAGTAATTGCATTCGAATACAACAACAAACATCACGTTGTGTTGCTTAGCTAGCTAGTGTTTAACGCGAAACCACTTGCTGTCAATTTAGGTTAGCTGGTGGAGATAGTTTAGATGTCACAGTTAATATGTTAGCTAGTTCAATGTTGGAATATATGGGGTTTTATTCTGCAATACTATGTAGTTAGTTGGTGTGTTTTGAAAAGTTGCTAGCTAGCTCTAAATGGCGAACTAGCTTTGTAGCTACATTTCCTTTAAAAATATGGCGTACTGGTCTGCTCTGATTGGCTTAAATGTGAACCCAGGGGAAAGGTTGATTTGATCAGCTGGTCTCTGCAGATATCGGACTTCTACAAACAATGTAGCTAGCAAAAGTGCTGATAGTCAGCGGTGCTGGGGGAGAAAACAACGGCACCCTGACCTCATCTTTACCCGGCTTCTTACGGAGAATTCGTTGCCAAACTACATCACCGGCGCTGCCTAGTATTGCTGTCAAATCAAATGCAATAGTGATAGACGGTGTTTCACCTCCTGTGTCGCTTTTCTTTCACATTGTGCTTTTACATTTCAGTGATGCGAAAGCGAAATAACTCGCTCACCGTGGACCATGACAGCTCTTCCACCAACACATTGCTGGACAGCAGTCCGGATTTAAACTACTGTCAcaagagaggggaaggggttcCTGAGCCTTGTGTACCATCTAGCTCGGAATCGGACAAAAAAATGGGCAGACCATTTCGAAGGTAAGAAACGTTTGCACCATGGAAGTCTAATAGGCAACCTACATTTATCCAGCCAGTACACTAATCTCATTACTGTTTTGTGGAAGATTAGGGGTTCAAGAATACAAATGTGTATTTAACAAACATACTTTAATTCAAGCTTCTACTCCAGGCAGGCTGACATGAGGACATATTCATATTTCAAGATTGTAATCACATTACGCCTGCACCTTTTGATTAGGTTATAGGAGGGACATTTCACTGTGAATATATTTTAAGTTATATGAAACAGTTATCCCTCTGCCTCCGGTCACACAGGTTTTACTGGATAACTTTAGTTGTCTTTTGTTAGGAGTGGAACTGCTTGGGGTGGGTGTGGAACGATGTACATACCGTAGGCACAGTGCTGTTGAGATGCTGTTATCTGAGGATGGTGCTTTGAGTTACATCTTAAGACTTATAGGTATGCCCACATTACTTATGGGATTACTGTGTCTTCCAAGTGAATACTTTATAATCCCCTtattatacactacatgacccaaaagtttgtggacacctgctcatcgaacatttcattgcaaaatcataggcattaatatggagttgaccctcacccccccaccccttgctgctagaacagcctctactcttctgggaaggctttccactagatgttggaacattgctgcagggacttgcttccactcagccatgagcattagtgagcacaggcgattaggcctggctcacagtcggcatcccaattcctcccaaaggtgttcgatggggttgaggccagatctctgcaggccagtcaagttcttccacactaatttcaacaaaccatttctatatggacctcgctttgtgcacaggggcatcgtcatgctgaaacaagaaaggcacttccccaaactgttgccacaaggtCGGAAACAAAGAATCGTCTAGAGTGtctttgtatgctgtagcgttaggATTTCCATTCActtgaactaaggggcctgaaccatgaaaaacagccccagaccattattcctcctccatacttttacagttggcactatgcattggagcaCACAGTTGGCGTTCTActggcatccgtcaaacccagattcgtccatcggacttccagatggtgaagcgtgattcatcactccagatggCTGGAGAGCTTTAAACCACTCCAGCCGatactt
This window contains:
- the gins1 gene encoding DNA replication complex GINS protein PSF1, giving the protein MFCEKAIEIIRELHRMGDGQLPAFNEDGIRQVLEEMKALYEQNQSDVNEAKSEGKSELIPTIKFRHCCLLRNQRCIAAYLYDRLLRIRTLRWEYGSVLPTNIRFHMCAEELEWFNQYKKSLATFMRSLGGEEGLDITQDMKPPKSLYIEVRCLKDHGEFEIDDGTIILLKKNSQHFLPRWKCEQLIRQGVLEHIMS